A genomic window from Candidatus Pelagisphaera phototrophica includes:
- the rapA gene encoding RNA polymerase-associated protein RapA, with protein sequence MSGFVLGQRYISEPEPELGLGTVVSVSNFQVGIAFPASGVERMYASDTIVLKRARFREGEKITSHEEKTYTVEGVEERSGLLYYRASGFEICESDLSDSASFSSPHDRLMSGLADPGEVFDLRYKTLRVQNELRRSPMRGFTGGRVDLIPHQMYILHEVSKRQSPRVLLADEVGLGKTIEACLIIQRLRSIGKAERILILVPESLIHQWFVELLRRFNLWFSIFDEERCLAAEGSNAGMNPFLDEQLVLCSIDFLAGNAIRSGQAIEAGWELVVVDEAHHLEWAPDSQNSEYELVDLLGRDSPGLLLLTATPTQLGLEGHFARLRLLDPNRYSDLEAFKNEMEGFESVARVAGKIVDEVALSTADRSALKLIFVKDLDGLEKRLADFESGKRGAKDVLLKALLDEHGTGRVVFRNSRANMTGFPKRMYCPVPLNPTGESNVLLSRLAKEFEAEFNDKEHEIRYQFKGDPRLEWLVSFLKGKRNAKILLICKSKRKVLAIESALQEKLNVKIALFHEKLPLVQRDRNAAWFAEPEGARILLCSEIGSEGRNFQFAHDLVLFDVPANPGLLEQRIGRLDRIGQTATIQIHVPYIVGSPQEFVADWFYQGLDAFEVCTHGSVEYKEAFSARLLEGALKYGRGQKKGNREALEAFVEETIAFREELTERLRLGRDRLLELNSFDQTVANEVVDNIRRTENDSTSRTMLFDLLDHYGVRIEEHEAGEVFFDSRHAYVESFPRIPYEGVLATFDRDRAIVREDIEFISQDHPLVLESMALLINSEVGVSAFSIRESDQSNILLEAIFVLEPVAQAHLHLDRFMAPTPIRILVDIRGDDLTHEHDPAWEQTQLIDGSLNRFLENPGFNRDILQSMLNGAEDMARKESTNIKQSAKSEMKAALGAELRRLVDLRKINENVRKEEVELAKDEMKGITEGIDAARLRLDSTRLIVEGEVVDLEI encoded by the coding sequence ATGTCAGGATTTGTCTTGGGACAACGTTATATCAGTGAACCGGAACCGGAACTGGGTTTGGGAACGGTAGTCAGTGTAAGTAATTTCCAGGTAGGGATTGCTTTCCCGGCCTCGGGGGTGGAGCGAATGTACGCATCTGATACGATCGTCCTCAAGCGGGCTCGTTTCCGAGAAGGTGAAAAAATTACTTCTCACGAAGAAAAGACGTATACCGTCGAAGGTGTTGAAGAAAGATCGGGTCTGCTGTACTATCGCGCTAGTGGGTTTGAAATCTGTGAAAGCGATCTTTCGGATTCAGCGAGTTTTAGTTCGCCTCATGATAGATTGATGAGCGGTTTGGCGGATCCGGGAGAGGTTTTTGATTTACGTTACAAAACCTTGAGGGTGCAGAATGAGCTGAGAAGGTCTCCAATGCGGGGCTTCACTGGGGGCAGGGTTGATTTGATTCCCCATCAAATGTACATTCTGCACGAGGTTTCAAAACGGCAATCACCACGTGTGCTCCTGGCGGATGAAGTGGGACTGGGTAAGACAATTGAAGCTTGCTTGATTATTCAGCGTTTAAGATCCATTGGGAAAGCGGAGCGTATTCTAATCCTTGTGCCAGAATCATTGATACATCAATGGTTCGTAGAACTGCTTCGCAGATTTAACTTATGGTTCAGTATTTTTGATGAAGAGCGATGCCTTGCCGCGGAGGGAAGCAATGCGGGGATGAATCCATTTTTGGATGAGCAACTGGTCTTGTGCAGCATCGATTTTCTAGCGGGGAACGCCATCCGGTCTGGCCAGGCGATTGAGGCAGGCTGGGAACTCGTAGTTGTTGATGAGGCCCATCATCTGGAATGGGCTCCCGATTCCCAGAACTCTGAATACGAGCTTGTAGACTTGCTGGGACGGGATAGCCCCGGGCTGCTTTTGTTGACAGCTACGCCTACACAGTTGGGGCTCGAGGGTCACTTTGCCCGCCTTCGTTTGCTGGATCCGAATCGTTACAGTGACTTGGAAGCCTTTAAGAACGAGATGGAAGGTTTTGAGTCGGTGGCGAGAGTGGCTGGAAAGATCGTTGACGAGGTCGCACTGTCTACGGCGGATCGATCTGCCTTGAAACTGATTTTCGTTAAAGACCTAGACGGCCTCGAAAAGCGGTTGGCAGACTTTGAAAGTGGAAAGCGAGGAGCCAAGGACGTTTTATTGAAAGCATTGCTGGACGAACATGGAACGGGTCGGGTTGTGTTTCGGAATTCCCGGGCAAACATGACAGGGTTTCCTAAAAGAATGTACTGCCCAGTTCCTCTTAATCCCACTGGTGAATCAAATGTGCTACTCAGCAGATTGGCGAAGGAATTTGAAGCGGAGTTCAATGACAAGGAACATGAAATTCGGTACCAGTTTAAGGGTGACCCTAGGCTGGAATGGCTGGTGTCTTTTTTAAAGGGGAAACGTAACGCCAAGATACTGTTGATATGCAAGTCGAAGCGGAAAGTGCTAGCGATCGAATCCGCGTTGCAGGAAAAGCTTAACGTTAAGATTGCGTTGTTTCATGAGAAGCTGCCGCTGGTTCAACGAGACCGGAATGCGGCCTGGTTTGCGGAACCAGAAGGCGCGAGAATTCTGCTTTGCTCGGAGATTGGCAGCGAGGGGAGAAATTTCCAGTTCGCTCATGATCTCGTCTTATTTGATGTACCAGCCAACCCAGGACTGCTTGAACAGCGCATAGGAAGGTTGGACCGTATCGGCCAAACGGCTACAATTCAGATTCATGTGCCTTATATTGTGGGGAGCCCGCAAGAGTTTGTCGCAGACTGGTTTTATCAAGGTTTGGACGCCTTCGAAGTTTGCACTCATGGCAGCGTTGAGTACAAGGAGGCGTTCAGTGCTCGGCTACTGGAGGGAGCCCTGAAATATGGCCGTGGCCAGAAAAAAGGCAACCGAGAAGCGCTTGAAGCCTTTGTTGAGGAAACGATCGCTTTCCGCGAGGAGCTCACGGAGAGGTTGCGTCTTGGCAGAGACCGTTTGTTGGAATTGAACTCATTCGATCAGACAGTGGCCAATGAGGTGGTGGACAATATCCGTCGAACGGAGAACGATTCTACGAGTCGCACCATGTTGTTCGATCTGCTGGACCACTATGGGGTGCGGATTGAAGAACACGAAGCGGGCGAGGTTTTTTTTGACAGCCGTCATGCCTATGTGGAGTCGTTTCCAAGGATACCTTATGAGGGGGTTTTGGCGACTTTTGATCGAGATCGGGCAATTGTGCGAGAAGACATCGAATTCATATCGCAGGACCACCCGCTTGTCCTTGAGTCAATGGCATTGCTTATCAATTCCGAGGTAGGTGTTTCGGCCTTTAGTATCAGGGAATCAGACCAATCTAATATTTTGCTGGAAGCGATTTTTGTTCTGGAACCAGTGGCTCAGGCCCATCTGCATTTGGATCGGTTTATGGCACCTACGCCGATAAGAATTCTGGTGGATATTCGTGGAGACGATCTCACTCATGAACACGATCCGGCTTGGGAGCAAACTCAGTTAATCGATGGATCACTGAATCGATTTTTGGAAAATCCCGGTTTCAATCGAGATATTCTCCAATCGATGCTAAATGGTGCTGAGGATATGGCCCGAAAGGAGTCCACCAACATAAAGCAGTCCGCAAAGTCGGAAATGAAAGCGGCGCTGGGAGCCGAGCTTCGGCGGCTAGTTGATCTGCGTAAGATTAATGAAAATGTCAGAAAAGAGGAAGTTGAGCTAGCTAAAGACGAAATGAAGGGAATCACGGAAGGAATTGATGCGGCCCGTCTTAGGCTCGACTCTACAAGACTGATCGTGGAGGGAGAAGTCGTCGACCTGGAGATTTAG
- a CDS encoding HDOD domain-containing protein — MPRVASKVFTLTNDPNSEVSDLSKLIHSDQSIASHVLRIANSAAYGGGEQIVSLQQAVTCLGMNLLGEVAIAVSVQSDLFKAPGFEAQITQLLRHALASASYGKEISRKRRRNVEGQFLCGLLHSVGKPITVQLISTITKEKDLELDKKSVAQLVGAFHRKIAAKVAVDWKLPEQLQVTTIYYKRYESAPSFREESAATYLSQLLASWIINPANFKVNELIKDPVFGFLNFYPDDAEDLLNKKDHVKTMVSAMEI, encoded by the coding sequence ATGCCCAGAGTCGCCAGCAAAGTTTTCACGCTGACGAACGACCCAAACTCAGAGGTCAGCGATCTATCAAAGCTAATCCACAGCGATCAGTCTATCGCCTCTCACGTTTTGAGAATAGCAAACTCTGCCGCTTATGGAGGAGGCGAACAAATCGTGTCGCTCCAGCAAGCAGTTACCTGCCTTGGCATGAATCTTCTCGGAGAAGTCGCGATCGCTGTATCAGTACAGAGCGACCTATTTAAGGCTCCGGGTTTTGAAGCGCAGATCACCCAACTTCTCCGTCACGCTCTTGCTTCTGCTTCCTACGGGAAAGAGATTTCGCGCAAGCGCCGTCGTAATGTTGAAGGACAGTTTCTTTGCGGCCTTCTCCATTCAGTGGGAAAACCGATTACGGTTCAACTAATCTCGACGATCACAAAGGAAAAGGATCTCGAGCTCGACAAGAAAAGCGTTGCCCAGCTCGTCGGCGCTTTCCATCGGAAGATCGCAGCCAAAGTTGCAGTTGACTGGAAACTGCCCGAACAGCTGCAAGTTACGACGATCTACTACAAGCGCTATGAATCCGCTCCCAGCTTCAGGGAGGAGTCCGCTGCTACTTATCTCTCGCAACTTTTGGCAAGTTGGATAATCAATCCCGCCAATTTTAAAGTGAACGAACTCATCAAGGACCCAGTTTTCGGGTTTCTAAATTTCTATCCAGATGATGCTGAGGACCTCCTCAATAAAAAAGACCACGTAAAGACCATGGTATCGGCGATGGAGATATGA